One region of Molothrus aeneus isolate 106 chromosome 1, BPBGC_Maene_1.0, whole genome shotgun sequence genomic DNA includes:
- the LOC136565365 gene encoding inositol 1,4,5-trisphosphate receptor-interacting protein-like 1, whose protein sequence is MDSWVLWFLFLLVVQYPQPMGDVLDEVTRLRMELRAKFQEQKRIQLEREMKQLVLMQSSASWRDLLRSALQPWQVSALAGLLVLLLAVWFMWRKRNCEAEISGEEEKEKEKEEEEEDETWAYDLRWLLEERIQWPVQDLQTGCNRTMALIDNFITVLRRALSRTFYPVLQQAIGIGSAFEGWTAREEEVLYQVLVPLTPPLGHLFHLERDTDQQKPGRNFRVRVELECRCPREYQGMNMLCFQHHPDVIRRTTQQPNLLDTLCTDSYLDVKKTVHWFCTLVGASWRRLPQSRSWHLVLLPSKRSCNLRLTNGQESFQVKVLFGVRRHASDIFISSRYRGAHTPSTMWPESYAVAETKFFRHMAREAPQDSSHLKCLQLLARVLARKDFSIHSIKTIVMRLLHTVPVSQWQRRHFLLQLSDALEQLRVSLEEKHLEHFIVGNQRLPEEIRLPPDVLRAKPPNLFHGLAQDPAAYSQAMQAYLDLRHRLARVLAYGHC, encoded by the coding sequence atggatTCCTGGGTATTGTGGTTCTTGTTCTTGCTAGTAGTCCAGTACCCGCAGCCCATGGGTGATGTTTTGGATGAGGTGACGCGTCTGCGAATGGAGCTGCGTGCGAAGTTCCAGGAACAGAAGAGGATTCAGCTGGAGCGGGAGATGAAGCAACTCGTGCTGATGCAGAGTAGCGCATCCTGGAGAGACCTTCTCAGGTCTGCCttgcagccctggcaggtcTCGGCACTTGCTGGGCTCTTGGTTCTTCTCTTGGCTGTATGGTTTAtgtggaggaaaagaaattgtGAGGCAGAGATCAGtggcgaggaggagaaagaaaaggagaaggaggaagaggaagaggatgagaCATGGGCATATGATCTGAGATGGCTTCTAGAGGAGCGCATACAGTGGCCTGTACAGGACCTGCAGACAGGCTGCAACAGGACAATGGCCCTGATAGACAATTTCATAACTGTCCTCAGGCGTGCCTTGAGTAGGACTTTCTACCCGGTGCTGCAACAAGCCATTGGTATTGGCAGTGCCTTTGAAGGTTGGACTGCCCGTGAGGAGGAAGTTCTGTACCAGGTGCTTGTACCCCTGACTCCTCCCCTAGGCCACCTCTTCCACCTGGAGCGTGACACTGACCAGCAGAAGCCTGGCAGGAACTTCCGTGTCCGGGTGGAGCTGGAGTGCAGGTGCCCGAGGGAGTACCAGGGTATGAACATGCTGTGCTTCCAGCACCACCCTGACGTGATCAGGAGGACAACTCAGCAGCCCAACCTCCTAGACACGCTGTGCACTGACTCCTACCTTGACGTGAAGAAAACTGTCCACTGGTTCTGCACACTGGTGGGAGCAAGCTGGCGGCGTTTGCCCCAGTCACGCAGCTGGCATTTAGTGCTGCTGCCCTCCAAACGCTCCTGCAACCTCAGGCTGACCAACGGCCAAGAAAGCTTCCAGGTTAAGGTGCTGTTCGGGGTGCGGCGACACGCCTCAGACATCTTTATCAGCAGCCGGTATCGAGGGGCCCACACCCCAAGCACAATGTGGCCTGAGAGCTATGCCGTGGCAGAGACCAAGTTCTTCAGGCACATGGCCAGGGAGGCCCCCCAGGACAGCTCACACCTTAAatgcctgcagctccttgccCGTGTTCTTGCACGAAAGGACTTTTCCATCCATTCCATCAAGACCATTGTCATGCGCCTGCTGCACACAGTACCAGTGTCACAGTGGCAAAGGAGACACTTCCTGCTTCAGCTCTCGgatgctctggagcagctgcgCGTATCTCTGGAAGAGAAACACCTGGAGCATTTTATTGTGGGCAACCAGAGGCTTCCAGAGGAGATCAGGCTGCCCCCAGATGTACTAAGGGCAAAGCCACCCAACCTCTTCCACGGTCTGGCACAGGATCCAGCTGCCTACTCCCAGGCAATGCAAGCCTACCTTGATCTGCGCCATCGCCTGGCAAGAGTGCTGGCCTATGGCCACTGTTAG